CTTGGACACAGACGTGGTCCTCCACTGATCCATCAGCTGGGCTGCAGAGTCCTCACTAAAAAAGGAGagagtttgtttgctttttatgtaacTGACTCTGACCCAATGCTGTGCTCTTAGGCAGGACAGACGATGTCCTTTGCCATGGACTGGACCAGAAACCCTCATGCTCCACtgtcagcctcttttctcttcctcctccctcaatCCAACACACCCCTTCACTTTCCTCCCATCCCCGAGAAGGAATCAGTCAACACTGGACGTGGGAAAATAAGCACTGAATTCTCTTCCAGAGCAGCAGGGAGACACTGAGGGGGCAGAGGAACTTGCCTCTTCAGGCTGGAAATTCACAGATGGCCAAGAAGGAGGAAGAACAGGAGATGTCATTCCAGAGCCCGTCTGGTAAGAGGCTCACACAGTCCTCCCCTGAGCCATAGTTATTGGGTTCATTCTTCTTCCAGTTGCTGTAGCCTAGCCTTCCTCCAGTTACATACATAAACTGCCCTTCAGTCACCTCATCTGTGATGCCCAGGAAGGCGGTATCAGAGGCCATGTCCTGGATGGCTTTGTTCTCCTCTGCATTCTTGGGTGTGGCCACGGTAGCCCCAAGTGCAGTGCACAGAGCCTTCACGCTGGAAAAAGGCATCTTTTCACGATTGGTCACATACAGCTTCTTCCCAGACTTTTTGCCCAAGGAGAAGGTTTGCACTGAAATCACAGAGTAGGTGGGGTTAATTTGGCCTAGAGCCCCGCCCTGGACAGCAGATGAAAAAAGCCCTGCTCTGGGAATCTGGGGTTGAGCCCCATTCTTCACCACCTCTGGTGAGATCCTGGTAAGAAGGCGAAGGCAAGTCCCTGGCAGCAGGCCAGGGATATCCCATCCTTAGGACAAATATCTAGAAAAATTGTCCCTGTACTGGTGAACCGAGGGAAACATGCTAGAGCCGCACTGCCAGGTGTAGGCACCAGGGTGAGAAAGAGGCATGGATACCCATCTGAGACCCATGGGTGCTGAGGAAGAAGCAAAGATCCCAGAGTCAGCAGACCTCCACTCCATCCTCCTCCATCTTCCTAACTGCATGCTGCTGAATTAATTATCCACACTGCTTGGACCTAATTTTTTCTCACCTGTcaataaaatgggtataatactCACACATAGGGATGGCAAGAGGATTGAATGAAATcatattattaagaaaatgacaaccaaCCTAGCCCTGGTATATAATAAGTGGTCATACATGTAAGTTCTTTTCCACCCTTCCCCCAAAACTTAGAGTTCGCTGGAAATAAAAGAATCCAGAACACATTGGCGACAGAAAAAAAGGCTTACACTTTTTGACGTGATCCAGTTCTGATCGCAGGTCCCTTATCTGTCTCTCCAAGCTAGCCAGCTTAGCCTCAGCAACTATAAAGCGATAGGGAGAG
This window of the Bos indicus x Bos taurus breed Angus x Brahman F1 hybrid chromosome 28, Bos_hybrid_MaternalHap_v2.0, whole genome shotgun sequence genome carries:
- the LOC113885453 gene encoding mannose-binding protein A-like, yielding MFLFSSLPVLLCLVTVSFSNTKAVEDAQKTCPVVACAIPVTNGTPGRDGRDGPKGEKGEPGQGLRGSQGPPGKMGPPGNIGNPGLPGPRGYKGDRGDSSVAEAKLASLERQIRDLRSELDHVKKLQTFSLGKKSGKKLYVTNREKMPFSSVKALCTALGATVATPKNAEENKAIQDMASDTAFLGITDEVTEGQFMYVTGGRLGYSNWKKNEPNNYGSGEDCVSLLPDGLWNDISCSSSFLAICEFPA